A genomic segment from Mucilaginibacter terrenus encodes:
- a CDS encoding TerC family protein translates to MEIFTDPETWVSLVTLTVLEIVLGIDNVIFISILSDKLPREQQSKGRRVGMGMAMITRILLLLSISWVMTLTKPLFNLSGIIGATDPDWVEKLAISGRDLILLIGGLFLIYKSTAEIHHKIEGEEEDTGTAKVHSFWGVIFQIMLLDIVFSLDSVITAVGMAQHVEVMIAAVVVAVGIMMWASNSVANFVNKHPTVKMLALSFLLLIGVSLLAEAMEQHIPKGYIYFAMAFSILVELLNLKMRSKRAARSAQKGKKVPAAK, encoded by the coding sequence ATGGAAATATTTACCGACCCGGAAACCTGGGTATCCCTCGTTACACTTACTGTTTTAGAGATCGTCTTAGGTATTGACAACGTAATATTCATTTCAATCCTGAGCGACAAGCTCCCCAGAGAGCAGCAATCCAAAGGCCGCAGGGTGGGTATGGGTATGGCCATGATCACCCGTATACTGCTGCTACTGTCGATTAGCTGGGTAATGACGCTTACCAAGCCGCTGTTCAACCTTTCCGGCATTATTGGTGCTACAGATCCGGACTGGGTAGAGAAGCTGGCAATATCCGGAAGGGACCTGATCCTGCTAATAGGAGGTTTATTCCTGATCTATAAAAGCACTGCCGAGATACACCACAAGATTGAAGGTGAGGAAGAAGACACCGGCACAGCTAAAGTGCATTCTTTTTGGGGCGTTATCTTCCAGATAATGCTGCTGGATATTGTTTTCTCGCTGGACTCTGTTATTACTGCCGTTGGTATGGCACAGCACGTAGAGGTAATGATAGCAGCGGTAGTAGTAGCTGTAGGCATCATGATGTGGGCATCAAACAGCGTGGCCAACTTTGTAAACAAGCATCCAACCGTTAAGATGCTGGCACTGTCATTCTTGTTACTTATAGGTGTATCGCTACTAGCCGAAGCAATGGAACAGCACATACCTAAAGGCTACATTTACTTTGCCATGGCTTTCTCAATACTGGTTGAGCTGCTTAACCTTAAAATGAGATCTAAGAGAGCGGCTCGGTCTGCGCAAAAAGGAAAGAAAGTACCTGCTGCAAAATAA
- a CDS encoding DUF3078 domain-containing protein, with protein sequence MRRTGAFLFFAFLFSAALSLRAQTTDTTRRDTVKIDTNLINRYRILPKYNAIPVTAKPLQIRPELIPVTMLDYKVSYWHRYITFGLNFNQAAFSNNYAAGGVNSIALGTNFIYRIEYNKAPFSYSTELNLLYGKSKSKGLGSRKTNDRIFLDNKVATQLSKSWFFFGSLSFESQFDKGFQYDPNNVNPPLLISNFMSPGYLTESIGFEYKPSKFFDLRLGTGTARQTFVLDKNIVKNLPTNYGVDSGKTVRNDIAFQLVAIFDKDIAKNMHFNARYDMFVPYGQPLAYTRHRVDAVLAAKVNRLINVSINGTLLFDKNTSNSVQGTEGLSLGVLYKFP encoded by the coding sequence ATGAGAAGAACAGGGGCTTTTTTGTTTTTTGCATTTTTGTTCTCAGCAGCACTTTCGTTAAGGGCTCAAACAACAGATACCACAAGGCGCGACACGGTAAAGATTGACACCAACCTCATCAACAGGTACCGCATATTACCAAAATATAACGCAATACCGGTAACAGCAAAGCCTTTGCAAATACGGCCGGAACTAATACCTGTAACCATGCTGGATTATAAGGTAAGTTACTGGCATCGCTATATCACTTTCGGACTCAACTTTAACCAGGCAGCATTTAGCAATAATTATGCGGCCGGTGGTGTAAACTCCATCGCTTTGGGAACAAATTTTATTTACCGGATAGAATATAACAAAGCGCCATTTAGTTATTCCACCGAGCTTAACCTGCTTTACGGTAAATCAAAAAGCAAAGGGCTAGGCTCCCGCAAAACCAACGACCGTATTTTCCTGGATAATAAAGTAGCTACGCAGCTGTCAAAAAGCTGGTTCTTTTTCGGATCGCTCAGCTTTGAGTCGCAGTTTGATAAAGGTTTTCAATATGACCCCAACAACGTTAACCCGCCCCTGCTTATATCTAACTTCATGTCGCCGGGCTATTTGACGGAATCAATCGGTTTTGAGTACAAGCCAAGTAAATTTTTTGATCTGCGCCTGGGTACCGGTACCGCACGCCAGACCTTTGTACTGGACAAGAATATTGTTAAAAACCTGCCAACCAATTATGGTGTAGATAGTGGTAAAACGGTTCGCAACGATATAGCGTTTCAGTTGGTTGCCATATTTGATAAAGACATTGCCAAGAACATGCACTTTAATGCACGTTATGACATGTTTGTGCCCTATGGCCAGCCGTTAGCATACACCCGCCACCGTGTTGACGCGGTACTGGCAGCAAAAGTAAACCGCCTTATAAACGTATCTATCAACGGGACGCTGTTGTTCGATAAAAATACCTCTAATAGCGTACAGGGTACAGAAGGCCTGTCCTTAGGTGTGTTGTACAAATTCCCGTAA
- a CDS encoding peptidase associated/transthyretin-like domain-containing protein has translation MKLWCAFLLCIVTLTSVAQQKEVTGIVFDKESKARIAKVNVRNTTSGQAVYNNFKGEFSIKVSVGDVLIFSKTDHHSDTLTVKSFLPLVVYMKAVAIQLNEVSIRDTLLSPMKRYRALKSDYNQVFGTLNQRDLLTASPGVGAGISIDALYNLFSRRGKNAEHLREVMERDYLQSVIDARFNKSYVAGITYLKEPELSDFMLKYRPGYYLVTTASEYEFVTYVRNSFKRYRKNPRAFELAPLPSIFMEVK, from the coding sequence ATGAAATTATGGTGTGCCTTTTTACTTTGCATTGTAACGCTAACTTCTGTTGCCCAACAAAAGGAAGTTACCGGGATTGTTTTTGATAAAGAAAGCAAAGCACGTATAGCTAAAGTGAACGTACGCAATACAACCTCGGGCCAGGCAGTATACAACAACTTTAAGGGAGAATTCAGTATTAAGGTTTCCGTTGGCGACGTGCTCATCTTCAGCAAAACAGATCATCACTCTGACACTTTAACGGTAAAGAGCTTTTTGCCCTTAGTTGTATATATGAAAGCTGTCGCTATTCAGCTGAATGAGGTGAGCATTAGGGATACGCTACTTAGTCCGATGAAAAGGTACCGCGCCTTAAAGAGTGACTACAACCAGGTTTTCGGTACACTTAATCAACGCGATTTACTTACCGCAAGCCCCGGTGTGGGTGCCGGCATAAGCATAGATGCACTTTACAACCTGTTTAGCCGCCGCGGCAAAAATGCCGAACACCTGCGGGAGGTAATGGAACGTGATTACCTGCAATCGGTTATCGACGCACGGTTTAATAAAAGCTATGTGGCAGGCATTACCTATTTAAAGGAACCTGAATTAAGTGATTTTATGCTGAAGTATCGCCCAGGATATTACCTGGTTACTACCGCCAGTGAGTACGAGTTTGTTACTTATGTACGCAATAGCTTTAAACGATACCGCAAAAACCCGCGCGCTTTTGAACTTGCGCCACTACCCTCAATTTTTATGGAGGTAAAATGA
- a CDS encoding glucosaminidase domain-containing protein, translated as MRKLFILFIALGVFSSCSAHKSTISSKKARKNNQTIHKRNSAAIANAHTYTSLEYIDRFKDIAVQEMNTYGIPASITLAQGLFESGAGNSDLARVANNHFGIKCGTTWNGESYYKDDDAVNDCFRVYSNPEDSYRDHSEFLKKKNYARLFELDRNDYKGWAYGLKAAGYATNPKYPQLLINIIVKYNLDQYDRPEGEIAKIKREDRVLDEINDSIGKPAKDSIAKVSPDDKIYTIKQGDTLYSISKRFGITVDELRALNNLSDSGIRIGQKLVVVK; from the coding sequence ATGCGGAAACTGTTTATTCTATTTATAGCTTTAGGTGTATTCTCTTCGTGCTCGGCACACAAAAGCACCATCAGCAGTAAAAAGGCACGTAAGAATAACCAAACCATTCACAAGAGAAACAGCGCAGCTATTGCCAATGCGCATACTTATACATCACTTGAATACATAGACCGGTTTAAAGATATTGCCGTACAGGAAATGAACACCTACGGCATACCCGCCAGTATCACCCTGGCGCAGGGGCTTTTTGAGTCGGGTGCGGGCAACAGCGATTTGGCCAGGGTAGCCAATAACCACTTTGGCATTAAATGCGGCACCACCTGGAATGGTGAAAGCTACTATAAGGACGACGATGCCGTTAACGATTGCTTTAGAGTATACAGTAACCCCGAAGATTCTTACCGGGATCACTCTGAATTCTTAAAGAAAAAGAACTACGCCCGCTTATTTGAGCTGGACAGAAACGATTATAAAGGATGGGCATATGGCCTTAAAGCCGCCGGCTATGCTACTAACCCGAAATACCCACAGTTGCTTATCAATATAATTGTTAAGTATAACCTGGACCAGTACGACAGGCCGGAGGGCGAGATAGCCAAGATTAAGCGTGAAGACCGTGTGCTTGATGAGATAAATGACAGCATAGGTAAACCTGCAAAAGATTCGATAGCGAAAGTATCTCCTGACGATAAAATTTACACCATAAAACAGGGCGATACACTATACAGCATATCCAAGCGTTTTGGTATCACTGTTGACGAACTGCGTGCACTAAACAATCTTTCTGATTCCGGGATCCGAATAGGCCAGAAACTGGTTGTGGTAAAATAG
- a CDS encoding glucosaminidase domain-containing protein has translation MKKLFTATLLLVCALVATTTAVSAQSASQSYIDKFKDNAIKLMHETGVPASIILGVAMHESGSGKSSIAQNLNNQFGVKGGGGAVYYKHNKKVRTSYKKYESVMESFQDFTRIMTERKQFSHLADKLTQYDYKGWAKGIQRSGYCSSRTWASQVMGIIKRYNLNELDEKPAEKKQLADNQ, from the coding sequence ATGAAGAAACTCTTTACTGCTACTCTACTGTTAGTATGTGCACTAGTTGCAACAACCACAGCCGTTTCGGCTCAAAGCGCTTCACAATCTTACATCGATAAGTTCAAAGATAATGCCATAAAACTGATGCACGAGACAGGCGTACCTGCAAGCATCATTTTAGGGGTTGCCATGCACGAGTCTGGCAGCGGAAAAAGCTCGATTGCGCAGAACCTGAACAACCAGTTTGGCGTAAAAGGCGGAGGCGGTGCAGTTTATTACAAACACAACAAAAAAGTACGCACATCCTATAAAAAGTACGAGTCGGTAATGGAGTCGTTTCAGGACTTTACCCGTATAATGACCGAACGTAAGCAGTTTAGCCACCTGGCCGACAAGCTAACCCAATACGATTACAAAGGTTGGGCAAAAGGGATACAAAGAAGCGGTTACTGCAGCAGCCGTACCTGGGCCTCACAGGTAATGGGCATTATAAAGCGCTACAACCTTAACGAGCTTGACGAAAAGCCGGCAGAAAAAAAACAGCTGGCCGACAACCAATAA
- a CDS encoding O-methyltransferase encodes MEILDPALQAYLDAHIDAEAPELQKINRDTHLKVLKPNMLSGHYQGRILSMFSKMMQPKLILEIGTFTGYSAICLAEGLAEGGVLHTIEVNAEMEEMLNSHFKSTNVDKKIKLHIGPAERIIADIQHNNFDIVFIDADKRNNLTYFELVFDKVRPGGLIIIDNVLWKGKVYGNENDADTVNIRKLNDHIAVNTKVEKLILPVRDGLLMIRKK; translated from the coding sequence ATGGAAATTCTTGACCCCGCCTTGCAGGCCTATTTGGACGCACACATAGACGCTGAAGCGCCCGAGTTGCAAAAGATAAACCGCGATACGCATTTAAAAGTGCTAAAGCCAAACATGCTTTCGGGCCACTATCAGGGCCGGATATTAAGCATGTTCAGTAAAATGATGCAGCCAAAGCTCATTTTAGAGATAGGAACATTTACAGGATATTCTGCTATTTGCCTGGCCGAAGGTTTGGCAGAAGGCGGCGTTTTACACACCATCGAAGTGAACGCAGAAATGGAAGAAATGCTGAATTCACATTTTAAGTCAACAAATGTGGATAAAAAAATAAAGCTGCATATTGGCCCTGCAGAGCGAATTATAGCTGATATTCAGCATAATAATTTCGACATCGTGTTTATTGATGCGGATAAACGAAATAATTTGACTTATTTTGAGTTAGTATTTGATAAAGTAAGGCCCGGTGGGTTGATAATAATTGATAATGTTTTGTGGAAAGGAAAGGTGTACGGCAACGAAAATGACGCTGATACCGTAAATATCCGCAAACTAAATGACCACATAGCTGTTAACACGAAGGTTGAAAAATTAATTCTCCCGGTTCGCGACGGACTGCTAATGATCAGAAAAAAATAA
- the ruvX gene encoding Holliday junction resolvase RuvX translates to MRVMAFDYGTKRIGIAVTDPMQIIATGLDTIHPLKVIDYLKKYMETEQVERFVVGEPKQMDNTPSQSAQHVKGFVTLLKKNFPAVPVEMLDERFTSKMASAVIAQSGMGKKARQSKELVDTISAVILLQSWMQK, encoded by the coding sequence ATGAGAGTAATGGCTTTTGATTATGGTACCAAGCGCATAGGCATTGCTGTTACCGACCCGATGCAAATAATTGCCACCGGTTTGGACACCATACATCCGCTCAAGGTTATAGATTATTTGAAGAAGTATATGGAGACGGAGCAGGTAGAGCGCTTTGTGGTTGGCGAACCAAAGCAGATGGACAATACGCCGTCACAATCTGCCCAGCACGTGAAAGGTTTTGTGACCCTTTTGAAAAAGAATTTTCCTGCGGTTCCAGTGGAGATGCTTGATGAGCGCTTTACCTCTAAAATGGCATCGGCAGTTATTGCACAAAGTGGTATGGGAAAAAAAGCACGTCAAAGTAAAGAGCTGGTAGACACCATCTCTGCCGTAATATTACTACAATCGTGGATGCAAAAATAA
- a CDS encoding DNA polymerase III subunit, which produces MQFKEIIGQEATKQRLITAVKENRVSHAQLFLGPEGSGSLALAIAFAQYLSCEDKQPQDSCGVCSSCRKYQKLMHPDLHFSYPFFAKHKDDTALTFIEQWREAITANPYLSLDTWRGYLDAENKQANINIAECHQIIKKLSFKPFESAYKILILWLPEYLDKVGNSLLKVIEEPQHNTLFLLVAQNQDQILNTILSRTQLIKVPALGYDDVKQFLISQHNQTETAAAEIAYLSNGNITEALSMLQSDTKGYHQSFVNWLRLCFANKGLDVLSFVDQAAKMGRENQKNFLRYGISFIRECCLISAGAENIVHLPAQELETARKMAKVMNIAQAETIINELEKAHYHIERNANPKILFLDVSLQIIKVLNLKIVPSGNHYIPN; this is translated from the coding sequence ATGCAGTTTAAGGAGATAATAGGTCAGGAAGCCACAAAGCAACGCTTGATAACCGCCGTAAAGGAGAACCGGGTTAGTCATGCGCAGTTGTTTTTGGGTCCGGAAGGAAGCGGGAGCCTGGCGCTGGCCATTGCATTTGCACAGTACCTTTCTTGCGAAGATAAGCAGCCTCAAGACTCCTGCGGTGTGTGTTCGTCATGCCGCAAGTACCAAAAGCTGATGCACCCCGATCTGCACTTTTCGTATCCTTTCTTCGCCAAACATAAAGACGATACAGCTTTAACCTTTATTGAGCAATGGAGAGAAGCTATAACTGCCAACCCGTATTTAAGCCTCGACACCTGGCGCGGCTACCTGGACGCCGAAAACAAACAGGCCAACATTAATATAGCCGAGTGCCACCAGATCATCAAGAAACTCAGCTTTAAGCCGTTCGAGTCTGCGTACAAAATATTGATCCTGTGGTTGCCCGAATACCTGGACAAGGTAGGAAACTCCCTGCTTAAGGTGATAGAAGAGCCTCAACACAATACATTGTTCCTGTTAGTCGCTCAAAACCAGGATCAAATACTAAACACCATTCTTTCGCGCACACAGCTGATAAAGGTTCCGGCATTGGGGTATGATGATGTAAAGCAATTCTTGATCTCTCAGCATAATCAAACCGAAACTGCCGCCGCAGAAATAGCTTACCTGAGCAATGGAAACATCACCGAAGCACTGAGTATGCTGCAAAGCGATACCAAGGGCTATCATCAGTCGTTTGTGAACTGGTTAAGGTTGTGTTTTGCCAATAAGGGTCTGGATGTTCTTTCTTTTGTAGATCAGGCTGCCAAAATGGGCAGGGAAAACCAAAAGAACTTTTTACGTTACGGCATCAGCTTTATTCGCGAATGCTGCCTTATATCCGCAGGAGCAGAAAATATTGTGCACCTGCCGGCACAGGAACTTGAAACTGCACGTAAGATGGCCAAAGTGATGAACATTGCACAGGCCGAAACTATAATTAACGAGCTTGAAAAGGCTCACTATCATATAGAACGCAATGCGAACCCTAAGATCTTATTTTTAGATGTATCTTTGCAGATTATAAAAGTACTAAATTTAAAAATCGTCCCTTCGGGGAATCATTATATACCAAATTAA
- the ricT gene encoding regulatory iron-sulfur-containing complex subunit RicT — protein sequence MGCGSCSSGGCSPAGCKSNGSCLTNGCSKLDVHDWLSHMDMPTNYKPFPIVEVKFKGSRKEFYHNNDNIYLEAGDLVAVETTTGGYDIGHVSITGELVRMQMVKRHVKEADVVKKIYRRATPADVDKWKMAKDLEWETMHKSRTLALDLNLSMKISDVDYQGDKTKATFYYTAEGRVDFRELIKKMAEAFRIRIEMRQIGMRQEASRLGGIGSCGRELCCSTWLTDFKTVSTSAARYQNLSLNTLKLAGQCGKLKCCLNYELDTYMDALKHIPDNVNVLRTEKGDARLQKTDIFKRIMWFSYPKEENWIPLPIARVKEIQQMNREGAMPADLGEIVEIETKPVKVLDYENVVGQDSLTRLDERRNNNNNKNKNKNRNKGGKPGSASNQQADNNRPQKQQSSAPAGPRPEGSRPEGNRPKGQQAPAQNAAQAGPRPEGGRPEGNRPQGENRNRRNNRNRPNRSGGNNNGGNNNQQASPE from the coding sequence ATGGGATGCGGAAGTTGCTCATCAGGCGGATGTTCGCCTGCGGGCTGCAAAAGTAACGGCTCTTGCCTTACTAACGGTTGCAGCAAACTTGATGTTCACGATTGGCTGTCACATATGGATATGCCGACTAATTATAAGCCTTTCCCGATAGTTGAAGTTAAATTTAAGGGATCAAGAAAGGAGTTCTACCATAATAACGACAACATTTACCTGGAAGCAGGTGACCTTGTTGCCGTGGAGACCACTACCGGCGGCTATGACATTGGCCACGTATCTATAACCGGCGAGCTGGTGCGTATGCAAATGGTTAAACGCCATGTGAAAGAGGCTGACGTTGTTAAAAAAATATACCGCCGTGCAACTCCTGCTGATGTTGACAAATGGAAAATGGCGAAAGACCTGGAATGGGAAACCATGCATAAATCCAGGACGTTGGCGCTTGACCTGAACCTCAGCATGAAAATAAGCGATGTTGATTACCAGGGCGACAAAACCAAAGCTACCTTCTATTATACGGCCGAAGGTCGCGTAGATTTTCGCGAGCTGATTAAAAAAATGGCGGAAGCTTTTCGTATAAGGATTGAGATGCGCCAGATTGGTATGCGTCAGGAAGCAAGCCGCTTGGGCGGGATAGGATCCTGCGGACGTGAGCTGTGCTGCAGCACCTGGCTTACCGACTTCAAGACAGTATCTACTTCTGCCGCTCGTTATCAAAACCTTTCTTTAAATACGCTTAAACTTGCGGGCCAGTGCGGTAAGCTTAAATGCTGCCTTAACTATGAGTTGGACACATACATGGATGCCTTAAAACACATCCCTGATAATGTAAATGTACTAAGGACCGAAAAAGGTGATGCCCGCCTGCAAAAGACCGATATTTTTAAACGGATTATGTGGTTTAGCTATCCTAAAGAGGAGAACTGGATACCACTACCCATTGCCCGGGTAAAAGAAATTCAACAAATGAACCGGGAAGGTGCTATGCCTGCAGACCTGGGTGAAATAGTAGAGATAGAGACCAAACCGGTAAAAGTACTGGATTACGAAAACGTTGTTGGCCAGGATAGCCTTACCCGTTTGGATGAGCGCCGCAACAATAATAATAACAAGAACAAAAACAAAAACCGTAACAAAGGTGGCAAACCAGGCTCTGCCTCTAATCAGCAGGCAGATAACAACCGCCCGCAGAAGCAACAATCCAGCGCTCCTGCCGGTCCGCGTCCTGAGGGTAGCCGTCCGGAAGGAAACCGCCCGAAGGGGCAGCAAGCTCCTGCACAGAATGCTGCACAGGCCGGTCCAAGGCCTGAAGGTGGCCGTCCGGAAGGAAACCGTCCGCAAGGTGAGAACCGTAACAGGCGTAACAACCGAAACAGACCGAACCGTAGTGGCGGAAATAACAATGGCGGAAACAATAACCAGCAAGCCAGTCCCGAATAA
- a CDS encoding gliding motility lipoprotein GldH, with protein MKNRWILVFLFAAITFTQACTDPDAIVDLNAGITNRNWSYANRIKYDVKIDDETIPYNLYLNLRVTGEYRYSNLYIVFSQTAPDKKRLATRYQFTLANPDGEWLGSGSGNLYSYQLPLKTTYKFPAKGTYHFEIEQNMRDNPLHEVSDVGLRVEKAK; from the coding sequence ATGAAGAATAGGTGGATATTAGTCTTCTTGTTTGCAGCTATAACATTCACACAGGCATGCACAGACCCGGATGCGATTGTTGATCTTAACGCAGGGATCACCAACCGCAACTGGTCATACGCAAACCGCATCAAATATGATGTGAAGATAGACGATGAAACGATTCCCTATAACTTATACCTCAATTTACGGGTAACAGGTGAATACCGGTACTCTAATCTATATATTGTATTTTCACAAACTGCTCCTGATAAAAAGAGATTGGCAACTCGCTACCAGTTTACCCTGGCTAACCCTGATGGTGAATGGCTGGGCAGCGGAAGCGGCAACCTGTATAGCTATCAATTGCCCTTAAAAACCACTTACAAGTTCCCGGCTAAGGGTACTTATCACTTTGAAATAGAGCAGAACATGCGCGATAACCCACTGCACGAAGTTAGTGACGTAGGGTTGCGGGTAGAGAAGGCTAAGTGA
- the rmuC gene encoding DNA recombination protein RmuC, protein MDIAVFIVAEVVLLCIVILFIRRNNNRSNADEINAVSAENGSLKISLARAEERSANLLAEKETLIKYHQDEKTRLLDELSYERNQLAQANQSLESSRSYFKAQQEKLTEQKQEIEQTKQHFQREFENIAEKLLKEKSREFTDVNKMSIDNILNPLKENIKAFEEKVEKVYNTEAAERHLLRGEISKLMELNQLISTEASNLTKALKGDNKKQGNWGEVILEKVLERSGLVRDQEYRIQTSLNHADGGRFQPDVIIDLPDNKHLIIDSKVSLIAYDRLVNCETEDERKLYSKAHVESIRNHVHGLSSKSYHSLNGINSPDFVLLFVPIESSFSFAVQLDSDLFADAWDKRVVIVSPSTLLATLRTIASIWKQERQNRNVLEIARLSGEMYDKFVGFVGDMEGIGKNIKQSQDAYDKALNKLTDGRGNLTITAEKIKKLGAKANKQIDQKYIDTEVS, encoded by the coding sequence ATGGATATAGCTGTATTTATAGTTGCAGAAGTTGTTTTACTGTGTATTGTAATACTTTTTATCAGGAGAAATAACAACCGCAGTAATGCTGATGAAATAAATGCGGTTTCTGCAGAAAATGGATCACTTAAAATAAGCCTTGCCCGGGCGGAAGAACGCTCAGCAAACCTGCTTGCGGAAAAAGAAACCCTCATCAAATACCACCAGGACGAAAAGACCCGTTTGCTGGATGAGCTATCTTACGAGCGAAATCAACTGGCCCAGGCTAATCAATCGCTGGAGTCTTCACGCTCTTATTTTAAAGCACAGCAGGAAAAACTTACAGAACAAAAGCAGGAAATTGAGCAAACCAAGCAACATTTCCAGCGCGAATTTGAGAATATTGCTGAAAAACTGCTGAAAGAAAAGTCACGTGAGTTTACTGATGTTAACAAGATGAGCATCGACAATATTCTTAACCCTCTTAAAGAGAACATCAAGGCCTTTGAAGAAAAAGTAGAAAAGGTTTACAACACCGAAGCTGCTGAACGCCACTTACTTCGCGGAGAAATAAGCAAGCTGATGGAGCTTAACCAACTCATTAGTACCGAGGCTTCTAATCTCACAAAAGCGCTTAAAGGCGATAATAAAAAGCAGGGAAACTGGGGTGAAGTCATACTGGAAAAAGTACTGGAACGCAGCGGCTTAGTCCGCGACCAGGAGTACCGTATCCAGACAAGTTTAAACCATGCCGACGGAGGCCGTTTTCAGCCGGACGTAATAATAGATCTACCGGATAATAAGCATCTGATAATCGACTCTAAGGTTTCGCTTATAGCTTATGACCGGCTGGTAAACTGTGAAACTGAAGACGAGCGAAAGCTTTACTCAAAAGCACACGTCGAATCTATACGTAACCATGTTCATGGCTTATCTTCAAAGAGTTATCATAGCCTGAATGGCATTAACTCCCCAGACTTTGTGCTGCTTTTTGTACCGATAGAATCATCTTTTAGCTTTGCTGTACAGCTGGACAGTGACTTATTTGCTGATGCCTGGGACAAGAGGGTGGTAATAGTGAGCCCAAGCACGCTATTGGCTACATTGCGCACCATAGCAAGCATTTGGAAGCAGGAACGTCAAAACCGGAACGTACTGGAAATTGCCCGGCTAAGCGGCGAAATGTACGACAAGTTTGTCGGCTTTGTTGGTGACATGGAAGGCATCGGCAAGAACATTAAACAAAGCCAGGATGCTTACGATAAAGCACTTAATAAACTTACCGACGGCAGAGGAAACCTCACCATTACCGCAGAAAAAATTAAAAAGCTTGGTGCAAAAGCGAATAAACAAATTGACCAAAAGTATATAGATACCGAGGTCTCTTAA
- the thiL gene encoding thiamine-phosphate kinase codes for MFENQERTHLDQLGEFGLIDHLTKNIKLTQSTTIKGVGDDAAVLNPEGKRVLVSTDMLLEGIHFDLAYTPLKHLGYKAIQVNLSDIYAMNGIATQVTVSIGMSSKFPLEAIEELYEGIYLACGNYNVDLIGGDTTASKQGLVISVTVLGYADEQDIVYRNGAEEGDLICVSGDLGGAYTGLQLLEREKLVYLENPNIQPDLEGKDYIVERQLKPEARKDIIDLLKDIEVKPTAMIDVSDGLASEILHICKQSDKGCNLYEEKIPIDPMTYETAREFNLDPTVCALSGGEDYELLFTVKQADYDRIKFKMDFTIIGYITEPGAGCNLITKSGNVHALKAQGWNAFTPPAV; via the coding sequence ATGTTTGAAAATCAGGAGCGGACGCATTTAGATCAGTTGGGGGAATTTGGGCTGATAGATCATCTTACCAAGAATATCAAGCTTACTCAAAGCACAACTATCAAAGGAGTTGGTGATGATGCTGCTGTACTTAATCCTGAAGGTAAAAGGGTGCTGGTGTCTACTGATATGCTTTTGGAAGGTATTCATTTCGACCTGGCTTACACACCGCTAAAACATTTGGGTTATAAAGCTATACAGGTAAACCTAAGCGATATATATGCTATGAACGGCATAGCTACCCAGGTAACTGTTTCTATAGGCATGTCCAGCAAGTTCCCGTTAGAAGCTATAGAAGAGCTGTACGAGGGTATTTACCTGGCGTGTGGCAACTACAACGTAGATTTGATTGGAGGCGATACAACGGCTTCTAAGCAGGGCCTGGTAATTAGCGTTACTGTATTGGGTTATGCTGATGAACAGGATATTGTTTATCGCAACGGTGCAGAAGAAGGAGACCTGATATGCGTATCAGGTGATCTGGGTGGAGCTTACACGGGCCTGCAACTGCTTGAGCGGGAAAAATTGGTTTACTTGGAGAATCCTAACATACAGCCTGATCTGGAAGGAAAGGACTATATAGTTGAACGCCAGTTAAAACCGGAAGCTAGAAAAGACATTATAGACTTGCTTAAAGATATAGAGGTTAAACCAACTGCAATGATAGATGTATCTGATGGTTTGGCATCTGAGATTTTGCATATATGCAAGCAAAGCGATAAAGGATGTAACTTGTACGAAGAGAAGATCCCAATCGATCCGATGACGTATGAAACCGCCCGTGAGTTTAACCTTGACCCTACGGTTTGTGCATTAAGCGGCGGCGAAGACTACGAATTGTTGTTTACCGTTAAACAAGCGGATTACGATCGTATAAAGTTTAAAATGGATTTTACTATCATAGGTTATATTACCGAGCCTGGTGCTGGATGTAATCTCATTACCAAGTCGGGTAATGTACATGCATTAAAAGCACAAGGCTGGAATGCGTTTACGCCTCCGGCGGTGTAA